From one Lycium barbarum isolate Lr01 chromosome 6, ASM1917538v2, whole genome shotgun sequence genomic stretch:
- the LOC132644204 gene encoding uncharacterized protein LOC132644204 — protein MAKKRASSSAKRGAGQSATRGGRQASAHQTRAQTRTQATPQPEVVNGGQPRVASEQVQEQVVQNKSGYYPRCSNCGRNHSGRCFGADGACFTCGEKGHIAKYCPKANSGASRATTQPQGTTTATQGQIQPARTAPQGAHGQGRQGAQVAQGGSGPPRFFAMTR, from the coding sequence ATGGCTAAGAAACGCGCATCTTCATCTGCTAAACGTGGTGCTGGACAGAGTGCTACCCGCGGTGGTAGACAAGCTAGTGCTCATCAGACTAGAGCTCAGACTAGGACTCAGGCCACTCCTCAGCCTGAAGTTGTGAATGGGGGTCAGCCCCGAGTTGCGTCAGAGCAAGTGCAGGAACAAGTGGTTCAGAACAAGTCAGGTTATTATCCGAGGTGTTCTAACTGTGGTAGAAATCACAGTGGTCGTTGCTTTGGGGCAGATGGGGCTTGTTTTACTTGCGGTGAAAAGGGGCATATTGCTAAATACTGTCCTAAAGCAAATTCGGGTGCTAGTCGAGCTACTACACAGCCGCAGGGAACTACTACAGCTACACAGGGTCAGATTCAGCCAGCTAGGACCGCTCCACAGGGTGCTCATGGACAGggtcgacagggtgcacaggttgcTCAGGGAGGGAGTGGACCGCCGAGATTCTTTGCTATGACAAGATAG